A genome region from Meiothermus sp. includes the following:
- a CDS encoding Lrp/AsnC family transcriptional regulator, translated as MATIELDKKDRKILSILQRQAHIPNSELAEQVHLSPSTCLRRVRRLEELGVIRGYVALLDKDKIGRSLCVFVRVKLDHKSRADVERFEQEVLKYPEVTECHVVMGEDDFLLKIMVADLNEFQKFLLDHLTAIPGLSTVISSAVLRQVKSTTELPV; from the coding sequence ATGGCAACTATTGAACTGGACAAAAAAGACCGCAAAATTTTGAGCATCCTCCAGCGCCAGGCCCACATCCCCAACAGCGAACTCGCCGAGCAGGTTCACCTTTCCCCCTCAACCTGCCTGCGCCGGGTTCGGCGACTGGAGGAACTGGGGGTGATTCGGGGCTATGTGGCCCTCCTGGACAAGGACAAAATCGGCCGCAGCCTGTGCGTATTTGTGCGGGTCAAGCTCGACCACAAAAGCCGCGCCGATGTGGAGCGTTTTGAGCAGGAGGTGCTTAAATACCCCGAGGTCACCGAATGCCACGTGGTGATGGGCGAGGACGACTTTTTGCTCAAGATTATGGTGGCCGACCTGAACGAGTTTCAGAAATTTTTACTGGATCACCTCACCGCCATTCCGGGCCTGAGCACGGTAATCTCCTCGGCGGTGCTGCGGCAGGTTAAGAGCACCACCGAGTTGCCAGTGTGA
- a CDS encoding metallophosphoesterase, translated as MRVAILSDIHGNLPALEAVLADLQEVRPRLVVVNGDIVNRGPSNREVLERLLDLSSSKQGRALAPEGFWFTLGNHDDLLVKWAQRDPSLNDLYTDPLFEPTAWSVAQLSRDHLDWLGSLPFQVVIEEAPRRALGLDKAEGLGESVLVRATHGSPRHYREGYDEHQTLSTLVEISEDYPARLLVGSHTHRPFMYQLGEALVLNSGAVGAPFNGDVRAQYVVVEIGENHVQVDFRQIPYNLQVALQAYYDSGLMEAGGLGADIFYHETRTARSMLMHFWQWAEAQTRPRDWDSWRLYQVTHPERFV; from the coding sequence ATGCGCGTTGCCATCTTGTCGGATATTCACGGCAATCTTCCGGCGCTCGAGGCCGTCCTGGCCGACCTGCAGGAAGTCCGGCCCCGGCTGGTGGTAGTCAATGGCGATATCGTGAACCGGGGGCCTTCCAACCGCGAGGTACTGGAACGTCTGCTGGACCTGTCGTCTTCCAAACAAGGCCGCGCCCTGGCCCCCGAGGGCTTCTGGTTTACCCTGGGCAACCACGACGACTTGTTGGTCAAATGGGCCCAGCGCGACCCTTCGCTCAACGACCTTTACACCGACCCCTTGTTCGAGCCCACGGCCTGGTCGGTGGCCCAGCTCTCTCGGGACCATCTGGACTGGCTGGGCAGCCTGCCTTTTCAAGTGGTAATCGAGGAAGCACCCCGGCGGGCCCTGGGCCTGGATAAAGCCGAAGGCCTGGGTGAAAGCGTGCTGGTGCGGGCTACCCATGGCTCGCCCCGTCACTACCGTGAAGGCTACGACGAACACCAAACCCTGAGCACCCTGGTGGAAATCAGCGAGGACTACCCGGCCCGCCTGCTGGTGGGGTCACATACCCACCGCCCCTTCATGTACCAGTTGGGCGAGGCCCTGGTGCTCAACAGCGGGGCCGTGGGGGCGCCCTTCAACGGCGACGTAAGGGCTCAGTATGTGGTGGTGGAAATCGGGGAAAACCACGTGCAGGTGGACTTTCGCCAGATTCCCTACAACCTGCAAGTCGCCCTGCAGGCCTATTACGACTCGGGCCTGATGGAAGCAGGCGGGCTGGGGGCCGACATCTTCTACCACGAAACCCGCACGGCGCGCTCTATGCTAATGCACTTCTGGCAGTGGGCCGAAGCTCAAACCAGACCCCGAGACTGGGACTCCTGGCGGCTCTACCAGGTCACCCACCCCGAGCGGTTTGTCTAG
- a CDS encoding CoA-binding protein: MENLREFLLQARTIAVLGAHPNPAKAAFYVPDYLTQSGYSVLPVNPAYAGQELWGRTIVATLSELEPPIDIVNVFRRSEALPGHLEEILAVKPRLVWLQSGIVHEAFAETLRQAGIPVVQDRCLMVVHRQLFGQAFC, from the coding sequence GTGGAAAATCTGCGTGAGTTCTTGCTCCAGGCCCGCACCATTGCGGTGCTGGGTGCCCATCCCAACCCCGCCAAAGCGGCCTTCTATGTACCGGACTATCTGACCCAAAGCGGCTACAGCGTGCTGCCGGTGAATCCTGCCTATGCGGGGCAGGAACTCTGGGGGCGTACCATTGTGGCCACGCTGAGCGAACTCGAGCCACCCATCGACATTGTGAACGTGTTCCGGCGGAGCGAGGCCCTGCCGGGCCACCTGGAGGAGATTCTGGCCGTCAAGCCCAGGCTGGTCTGGCTACAATCGGGGATTGTGCACGAGGCCTTTGCCGAAACCCTGCGACAGGCCGGCATACCGGTCGTGCAGGATCGCTGCTTGATGGTTGTGCATCGGCAGCTTTTCGGCCAGGCCTTTTGCTGA
- the dcd gene encoding dCTP deaminase — protein sequence MSVKPDWWIREKAKQGMIEPFEERLVRDGVISYGLSSFGYDLRAAREWKIFANVFHTIADPKGLDPKSFVDYEGDEVIIPPNSFVLARSMEYIRMPDNVLAIAIGKSTYARVGIVANITPLEPGWEGHVTLEFSNTTPLPAKMYAGEGVVQLVFFEGERPEVTYSDRKGKYQGQQGITLPRI from the coding sequence ATGAGTGTTAAGCCCGACTGGTGGATACGTGAAAAAGCCAAGCAAGGCATGATTGAGCCCTTCGAGGAGCGCCTGGTGCGCGATGGGGTGATCAGCTACGGGCTCTCGAGCTTCGGCTATGACCTGCGGGCGGCCCGCGAGTGGAAAATTTTCGCCAACGTGTTTCACACCATTGCCGACCCCAAAGGCCTGGATCCCAAGAGCTTTGTGGACTACGAAGGCGACGAGGTGATCATCCCACCCAATTCCTTTGTGCTGGCCCGCAGCATGGAATATATCCGCATGCCCGATAACGTTCTGGCCATCGCCATCGGCAAAAGCACCTACGCCCGGGTGGGCATCGTGGCCAACATCACCCCCCTGGAGCCAGGCTGGGAGGGGCATGTGACCCTCGAGTTCTCCAACACCACCCCCCTGCCGGCCAAGATGTATGCCGGGGAGGGCGTGGTGCAACTGGTGTTCTTCGAGGGGGAGCGCCCGGAGGTAACCTACAGCGACCGCAAGGGCAAATACCAGGGCCAGCAGGGCATTACCCTGCCCAGGATTTGA
- a CDS encoding peptidylprolyl isomerase has protein sequence MEALPYKSDKPVTKFAKAEQVIDPAKFDYYAEIETSKGKIGIDLYETEAPNTVNSFVFLALHRYFEGIVFHRVIPGFVAQTGDPTGTGMGGPGYQFGLEVTPKLNYDKKGVLGMARTMDPNSNGSQFFITYGPTPNLNQQYTIFGQVVQGMDVVENINPTEGPQARRERDKILSVKIFAKSK, from the coding sequence ATGGAAGCCCTGCCCTACAAGTCCGACAAGCCCGTGACCAAGTTTGCTAAAGCCGAGCAGGTGATTGACCCTGCCAAATTCGACTACTACGCCGAAATTGAAACCAGCAAGGGAAAAATCGGTATAGATTTATATGAAACAGAAGCGCCCAACACGGTCAACTCGTTTGTATTTTTGGCCCTCCACCGATACTTTGAGGGCATTGTGTTTCACCGGGTCATTCCGGGGTTTGTGGCCCAGACCGGCGACCCCACCGGCACCGGCATGGGCGGCCCCGGCTACCAGTTTGGGCTGGAAGTGACCCCCAAGCTCAACTACGACAAAAAAGGCGTGCTGGGTATGGCCCGCACCATGGATCCAAACTCCAACGGCAGCCAGTTCTTCATCACCTACGGCCCCACCCCCAACCTCAACCAGCAGTACACCATTTTTGGGCAGGTGGTACAGGGAATGGATGTGGTGGAAAATATCAACCCCACCGAAGGCCCCCAGGCCCGCCGGGAACGCGACAAGATTTTGTCGGTGAAGATATTTGCGAAGAGCAAATAG
- the mutY gene encoding A/G-specific adenine glycosylase produces MPSNLHKALLTWYQHHKRKLPWRGESDAYRILLSEMLLQQTRVEQAIPYYQRFLQQFPNLETLAQASQEDVLKAWQGCGYYARARNLHKLAQQLVFAGQALPCSSVELLALPGIGPYTAAAVASMAFGEPVATVDGNVRRVLSRLFAWEKPSPKQVQETADTLMAQLVNRRGDRDTPGNWNQALMELGATVCTPKNPSCGACPVAPFCQGKNHPERYPAAQKRLQKSLEMVALVLQGPAGVHLELRQGPVLGGLWGVPMEEDPGALERLLARFGLDKAEPVGAVRHDFTHRKLNIQVYKAPYEAKENPGQRPLSRLDRKILKLVETKSLRLL; encoded by the coding sequence ATGCCCAGCAACCTCCATAAAGCCCTGCTTACTTGGTACCAGCACCACAAGCGCAAGCTGCCGTGGCGGGGGGAATCTGACGCATACAGAATTTTGCTATCGGAGATGCTCTTGCAGCAGACCCGGGTCGAGCAGGCCATTCCCTACTACCAGCGCTTCTTGCAGCAATTTCCCAACCTGGAAACCCTAGCCCAAGCCAGCCAGGAAGATGTTTTGAAGGCCTGGCAGGGCTGTGGTTACTACGCCCGGGCCCGCAACCTGCACAAGCTGGCCCAACAGCTTGTTTTCGCTGGCCAGGCGCTTCCCTGCTCGTCCGTTGAACTGCTCGCCCTGCCCGGTATCGGCCCCTACACCGCCGCCGCAGTGGCCTCGATGGCCTTTGGGGAGCCCGTCGCAACGGTAGACGGCAATGTGCGGCGGGTGTTGTCGCGCCTGTTTGCCTGGGAAAAGCCAAGCCCCAAACAGGTGCAGGAGACCGCCGATACCCTGATGGCCCAGCTGGTGAACCGCAGAGGCGATAGAGACACACCCGGCAACTGGAATCAGGCCCTGATGGAGCTGGGGGCCACGGTTTGCACCCCCAAAAACCCAAGCTGCGGGGCCTGCCCGGTAGCCCCGTTCTGCCAGGGAAAGAACCACCCCGAGCGCTACCCTGCCGCCCAAAAACGCCTGCAGAAAAGCCTCGAGATGGTAGCGCTGGTCTTGCAGGGGCCTGCGGGCGTCCACCTGGAACTGCGCCAGGGCCCCGTGCTGGGCGGGCTTTGGGGGGTTCCGATGGAGGAAGACCCAGGGGCTTTAGAGCGCTTGCTGGCCCGCTTTGGGCTGGACAAAGCTGAGCCAGTGGGCGCGGTTCGCCACGACTTCACGCACCGCAAACTGAACATCCAGGTCTACAAAGCCCCCTACGAGGCCAAAGAAAACCCCGGGCAGCGCCCTTTATCGCGGCTGGATCGCAAGATACTAAAGTTGGTTGAAACCAAGTCTCTACGGCTTTTGTAG
- a CDS encoding ATP phosphoribosyltransferase regulatory subunit gives MIPEGTRYFLPPEARQRRELLERLAGLLYGWGYEPVELPSLEIYDPQHTLAERAFKLVDKTGEVLALRSEFTTAVAGLLRSNGRLVSGQPVRMQYAGTLWLREANAELGRSREFSQVGAELVGVSSPQADAEVLELAWEALQLIGFPEAKIEVGLPALVRDLLDATGLPEEKKERLRQAIHRKNSPELESLLKDYLVHPSLQKALLALPDLYGGREVLEEARRLPLSGKAQADLDWLEAVLALLPEVPLLLDLGRARLLTFYTGLNFQAYTPDFGLPLLGGGRYDGALLPYAAGFALGLERVMEALRLPLSEVPPEVLALDRALARKLRSEGKRVELAWTANLRDLKEYALEKGIRWLAVEGRLEPIG, from the coding sequence ATGATTCCCGAAGGCACCCGCTACTTTCTGCCCCCCGAGGCCCGCCAGCGCCGCGAACTGCTGGAGCGGCTGGCAGGGCTCTTGTATGGCTGGGGGTACGAGCCGGTAGAGCTGCCCTCACTGGAAATCTACGACCCACAACACACCCTGGCCGAGCGCGCTTTCAAGCTCGTAGACAAAACCGGCGAGGTACTGGCTTTGCGCTCGGAGTTTACCACCGCGGTAGCAGGGCTTCTGCGTAGCAACGGGCGGTTGGTGTCGGGCCAGCCGGTGCGCATGCAGTATGCCGGAACCCTCTGGCTGCGCGAGGCCAACGCCGAACTGGGGCGCAGCCGCGAGTTTAGCCAGGTGGGGGCCGAGCTGGTGGGGGTGAGCAGCCCCCAGGCCGACGCCGAGGTGCTCGAGCTGGCCTGGGAAGCTTTGCAACTCATTGGCTTCCCCGAGGCTAAGATCGAGGTGGGGCTGCCCGCCCTGGTGCGGGATTTGCTGGACGCCACGGGCTTGCCCGAAGAAAAAAAGGAGCGCTTGCGCCAGGCCATCCACCGCAAGAACAGCCCTGAGCTGGAGTCCTTGCTGAAGGACTATCTGGTACACCCCAGCTTGCAAAAGGCCCTGCTGGCCCTGCCCGACCTGTACGGCGGGCGGGAGGTGCTGGAAGAAGCCCGCAGGCTGCCCCTCTCGGGCAAAGCCCAGGCCGACCTGGACTGGCTCGAGGCCGTCCTGGCCCTGCTGCCCGAAGTACCGTTGCTTCTTGACCTTGGCCGGGCCCGGCTCCTGACCTTCTACACCGGCCTCAACTTCCAGGCCTACACCCCCGACTTTGGCCTGCCCCTGCTGGGCGGGGGCCGCTACGATGGGGCTTTGCTGCCTTATGCGGCGGGCTTTGCTCTGGGGCTCGAGCGGGTCATGGAGGCGCTACGCCTGCCGTTGTCCGAGGTCCCGCCAGAGGTACTGGCGCTGGATCGGGCTCTGGCCCGAAAGCTGCGCTCGGAGGGCAAGCGGGTAGAACTGGCCTGGACAGCCAACCTGCGCGACCTGAAGGAGTACGCTTTGGAAAAAGGAATCCGCTGGCTGGCGGTAGAGGGGCGGCTCGAGCCCATCGGGTAA
- a CDS encoding Ig domain-containing protein, producing the protein MRGLPVLSRVLWASLPVFLGILLASCGSDSQNNQSRQPLRLTLRIDTGYVDEPYSTTLTADGGIRPYKFSLEGNLPKGLTYSNGRISGTPQEKGNFELTVSVEDANLSNRTQKVTLVIGETPPPRLDQVFPLAEVSDPFPYLFRVRDREARGFQAQIPLKDLKATLDTFKADAGVLYVLRYDEEKGLVDIDAAFIGPRKDFEVFRFTAAPLPDKKVRPEASFRETRVAFYDKNGKLAGNAQAIERVSTQGRYKYSDLEALARNWGRRLTTTAPQAPAANTPQAPENSSPQGQTEAQATPPASSENQAANPPSAAENTPPSEPVPPSPAQPAQPGQAQPAQPGQAQPAQPEPVQPTSTPTPPGPPSPPKDSATPVPQASAPVTPKLEGDLNSDGVVDQKDLDMLRASYAWASVNAGQAPPPPNQRTPAPPTPPAGTPPGSGTPGSGSGDSSPGDEENPDNSDGK; encoded by the coding sequence ATGCGCGGGTTACCGGTATTGAGCAGGGTTCTTTGGGCGAGTTTACCCGTATTCTTAGGTATTCTGCTGGCCTCCTGCGGTTCGGACAGCCAAAACAACCAAAGCCGTCAACCCCTTCGTCTGACACTTCGAATCGACACGGGTTATGTAGATGAACCCTACAGCACCACCCTCACCGCAGACGGCGGCATCCGGCCCTACAAGTTCAGCCTCGAGGGCAACCTGCCCAAAGGCCTCACCTACAGCAACGGGCGCATCAGCGGCACGCCCCAGGAAAAGGGCAACTTCGAGCTCACGGTGAGCGTAGAGGACGCCAACCTTTCCAATCGCACCCAAAAAGTAACCCTGGTCATAGGGGAAACCCCGCCCCCCCGGCTCGACCAGGTCTTCCCCCTGGCCGAGGTATCCGACCCCTTCCCCTACCTGTTCCGGGTGCGCGACCGCGAGGCCAGGGGCTTTCAGGCACAAATTCCCCTAAAAGACCTCAAAGCTACCCTGGATACCTTCAAGGCCGATGCCGGCGTACTCTATGTGCTTCGCTACGATGAGGAAAAGGGCCTGGTGGATATTGATGCCGCCTTTATCGGCCCACGCAAAGATTTCGAAGTTTTTCGCTTCACCGCCGCCCCCTTGCCCGACAAAAAGGTGCGGCCCGAAGCCAGCTTCCGCGAAACCCGGGTGGCCTTCTACGACAAAAACGGCAAACTGGCCGGCAACGCCCAGGCCATCGAGCGGGTAAGCACTCAGGGGCGCTACAAGTACAGCGACCTCGAGGCCCTTGCCCGCAACTGGGGCCGCCGCCTGACTACCACCGCTCCCCAAGCGCCTGCGGCCAACACCCCCCAAGCCCCTGAAAACAGCTCCCCTCAAGGCCAGACCGAAGCACAAGCGACCCCGCCCGCTTCCTCCGAAAACCAGGCCGCCAACCCCCCCAGCGCTGCCGAGAACACCCCCCCCAGCGAACCCGTACCCCCCAGCCCCGCGCAGCCCGCCCAACCTGGTCAAGCGCAGCCCGCCCAACCTGGTCAAGCGCAGCCCGCCCAACCCGAACCAGTCCAGCCCACCTCCACACCGACCCCACCAGGCCCCCCCTCACCCCCTAAGGATTCGGCCACGCCAGTACCCCAGGCATCAGCCCCCGTCACCCCAAAACTGGAAGGCGACCTCAACAGCGATGGCGTAGTAGACCAGAAAGACCTGGACATGCTGCGCGCCTCTTATGCCTGGGCCAGCGTAAACGCCGGACAAGCCCCGCCGCCCCCCAATCAGCGCACCCCTGCGCCCCCCACACCGCCTGCCGGAACCCCACCCGGCAGTGGGACACCTGGTTCGGGTTCAGGGGACTCCAGCCCCGGCGACGAGGAAAACCCCGACAACTCAGATGGCAAGTGA
- a CDS encoding ankyrin repeat domain-containing protein — protein sequence MSLSLERIREFVIAGHGDLAKVQAMLDETPELLNLAHEWRPGDTETAIQGAAHVGSRAIVAFLLSRGAPLEISTAAMLGQVETVQAMLKRDPSRAKHKSAHGIPLLPHAALSGLPEMLELVWRYGAREGVEQALQLAVMQGHTEAVRWLLTNAHPDLSLPNFQGKTPLQVAQEAGFTEIIELLNGGLGGKSA from the coding sequence ATGAGCCTCTCCCTCGAGCGCATCCGTGAGTTTGTGATTGCTGGACATGGCGATCTGGCAAAAGTGCAGGCTATGCTGGATGAAACCCCGGAGTTGCTAAATCTGGCCCACGAATGGCGGCCCGGCGATACCGAAACAGCCATTCAAGGGGCCGCCCATGTGGGGAGTCGAGCCATTGTGGCGTTTCTGCTATCCAGAGGAGCCCCTCTGGAAATCTCCACCGCAGCCATGCTGGGGCAGGTAGAAACCGTTCAGGCCATGTTGAAGCGTGACCCCTCACGCGCAAAGCACAAAAGCGCCCACGGCATACCCTTGCTGCCCCACGCAGCGCTCTCGGGGCTGCCGGAAATGCTCGAGCTGGTCTGGAGGTATGGAGCCAGAGAAGGGGTTGAGCAGGCTTTGCAGCTGGCGGTCATGCAAGGCCATACTGAGGCCGTGCGCTGGCTCCTGACCAACGCTCACCCCGACCTGAGCCTGCCAAATTTTCAGGGTAAAACCCCCTTGCAGGTAGCCCAGGAAGCCGGCTTTACCGAGATCATCGAACTTTTGAATGGAGGCCTGGGTGGAAAATCTGCGTGA